Proteins encoded together in one Hevea brasiliensis isolate MT/VB/25A 57/8 chromosome 16, ASM3005281v1, whole genome shotgun sequence window:
- the LOC110666913 gene encoding 2-methylpropanoate--CoA ligase CCL4 gives MEHLKPSPANSSPLTPLGFLERAATVYGDCLSIIYNTTSYTWSHTHRRCLQLASCLSSLGIKPGQVVSVLAPNIPAMYELHFAVPMAGAILNSINTRLDARTVSILLRHSESKLLFVDYFSKSLVLEAISLFPGSVKPPVLVLITDDEVSEPLNASLAVDFIDTYEGLVGKGDPDFKWIRPKSEWDPIVLNYTSGTTSSPKGVVHCHRGCFVIAVDSLVDWSVPKQPVFLWTLPMFHANGWSYPWGMAAVGGINICVRKFDAPTIYRLIREHSVTHMCGAPVVLNMLSNSLADNQTKLENPVHILTAGAPPPASILSRTESLGFIVSHGYGLTETGGIVVSCAWKPQWNLFPATERARLKARQGVRTIGMTEVDVVDPESGVSVKRDGSSLGEIVLRGGCLMLGYFKDPVSTSKCVTEKGWFYTGDVGVMHPDGYLEIKDRSKDVIISGGENLSSVEVESVLYTNPMINEAAVVARPDEFWGETPCAFVSLKKNNGDASNQEAATEKYIIEYCRARLPHYMVPKTVVVKKELPKTSTGKIKKYELREMAKAMGSSRISRL, from the coding sequence ATGGAACACCTCAAACCATCGCCGGCGAACTCCTCTCCTCTAACCCCACTCGGCTTCTTGGAAAGGGCTGCCACCGTCTATGGCGATTGCCTATCTATCATCTACAACACCACCTCTTACACCTGGTCTCACACTCACCGCCGTTGTCTCCAGCTCGCCTCCTGTCTCTCCTCCCTCGGCATCAAACCCGGCCAAGTCGTCTCCGTCCTCGCTCCCAACATCCCCGCCATGTACGAGCTTCATTTCGCTGTTCCCATGGCCGGCGCTATCCTCAACAGCATCAACACTCGTCTTGACGCCCGTACTGTCTCTATCCTCCTCCGTCACAGCGAATCAAAGCTTCTGTTTGTTGACTACTTCTCCAAGTCCTTAGTTCTTGAAGCCATCTCTCTGTTTCCAGGAAGCGTAAAACCTCCAGTTCTTGTCCTTATCACTGACGATGAGGTCTCAGAACCACTCAATGCATCACTGGCCGTTGACTTCATCGACACTTATGAGGGGTTGGTTGGAAAAGGTGATCCTGACTTCAAGTGGATCCGACCAAAAAGTGAATGGGATCCGATAGTGTTAAACTACACTTCGGGTACGACGTCGTCTCCTAAAGGAGTAGTTCATTGCCACAGGGGCTGTTTTGTCATCGCCGTTGACTCTCTGGTTGACTGGTCTGTACCAAAGCAACCGGTGTTCCTTTGGACCCTGCCCATGTTTCACGCCAATGGCTGGAGCTACCCATGGGGCATGGCAGCCGTGGGTGGGATCAATATCTGTGTTCGAAAATTTGATGCACCCACTATATACCGTTTGATCAGGGAACATAGTGTCACTCACATGTGTGGTGCACCTGTAGTGCTCAACATGCTATCAAATTCCCTGGCCGACAATCAAACTAAACTGGAAAACCCAGTGCACATCCTCACCGCGGGAGCTCCACCACCGGCTTCTATACTCTCCCGGACGGAATCGTTGGGGTTCATAGTGAGTCACGGTTATGGGTTGACGGAAACCGGTGGAATCGTTGTCTCATGCGCTTGGAAACCACAGTGGAATCTTTTCCCTGCAACAGAGAGAGCGAGGCTAAAAGCAAGGCAAGGAGTGAGAACCATCGGAATGACAGAGGTGGACGTGGTAGATCCAGAGTCAGGAGTAAGCGTGAAAAGAGATGGGTCATCGCTAGGTGAAATTGTGTTGAGAGGTGGGTGCCTCATGTTGGGTTATTTCAAAGACCCAGTTAGCACCTCAAAGTGTGTGACAGAGAAGGGTTGGTTCTACACCGGAGATGTGGGAGTAATGCACCCAGATGGTTACTTAGAGATAAAGGATCGATCCAAGGATGTGATCATTAGTGGTGGAGAGAATTTGAGCAGCGTGGAGGTGGAGTCTGTGCTATACACGAACCCAATGATCAACGAGGCGGCAGTTGTGGCTAGACCAGATGAGTTCTGGGGTGAGACACCGTGTGCATTTGTGAGTTTGAAGAAGAATAATGGTGATGCGAGTAATCAGGAGGCAGCAACAGAGAAGTACATAATTGAATATTGCAGGGCTAGATTGCCACATTACATGGTACCTAAAACGGTGGTGGTGAAGAAAGAGCTACCAAAGACGTCGACCGGGAAGATTAAGAAGTATGAGCTAAGGGAAATGGCGAAGGCCATGGGGTCGTCAAGAATCAGTCGCTTGTGA